The Spirosoma radiotolerans genome has a window encoding:
- a CDS encoding GIY-YIG nuclease family protein → MHTVYIIYSPSTDRYFIGQTKDLKITLWQHNAKTNPVTADGKPWEVRFTQAFDTRNEALSLEMKLKKKDRAHWEELINSAQPAV, encoded by the coding sequence ATGCATACGGTATATATAATTTATAGCCCTTCCACTGACCGGTATTTTATTGGCCAGACTAAAGACCTGAAAATAACACTGTGGCAGCATAATGCTAAGACTAACCCTGTTACGGCAGATGGAAAGCCATGGGAAGTACGCTTTACGCAGGCATTTGATACGCGCAATGAAGCCCTGAGTTTAGAAATGAAGCTTAAAAAGAAGGATCGCGCGCATTGGGAAGAGCTTATTAATAGTGCTCAGCCAGCTGTGTAG
- a CDS encoding sensor histidine kinase — protein sequence MPDTLNDNTKDGSVIPVRFTRLYMTLLIILAVLLTVGQGLTQWRLRAVQDELWIIRYSALQRHQSQQIVKQVLQLADASEQDHFSENVAALRQVFPVFERYHLQSRQGKVDNPKVYIVNSDTVQRLYDAIRPQFDAFRQSAHRLMRLQRFDEIKTPEVQASIKLMLANEKPFLEEMDGIVREYTTELRAKLTLLQSIELYLYIFTVAVLIGIGFVIFRPAARRLKQTFAQLVEAESQTTAANKKLLNANRILKETRQKLFEATKLQYQQEIDDQKLRTSYLIAGQEEERKRLSRELHDGLGQMLTAIKLQIEGLEASLTRAAATEQVGTAPHAKNLKTLKSLVTQTIQETRTISNNLMPSVLSDFGIIPAIKMLAEQDRSDSFDVTFETNFTSDMPRLNKNVEIMLYRVTQEAVSNAVKHAKPSHIHIELYERSTFLQLIVSDDGKGFQVPRKKQENGGLKQKSEINGDITNPSELRPPSQGLHNMQERTKLLNGKFKLQSAFGKGTKIQVSIPYKTHFASHDTY from the coding sequence GTGCCTGATACACTCAACGACAACACAAAAGATGGCTCGGTAATTCCCGTTCGGTTTACCCGGCTGTATATGACTCTGCTGATTATTCTGGCCGTTTTGCTAACGGTAGGGCAGGGCCTCACGCAATGGCGGCTCCGTGCTGTTCAGGACGAGCTATGGATTATTCGGTACTCGGCTTTGCAACGGCACCAGAGCCAGCAAATTGTGAAACAAGTCCTACAACTGGCGGATGCCAGTGAACAGGATCACTTTTCGGAGAATGTGGCGGCTTTACGGCAGGTATTTCCTGTTTTTGAACGCTATCACCTACAAAGTCGGCAAGGAAAAGTTGATAATCCAAAGGTATATATTGTGAATTCCGATACGGTTCAACGACTGTATGACGCCATTCGTCCGCAGTTTGATGCGTTCCGGCAGAGTGCCCATCGACTCATGCGATTGCAAAGGTTCGACGAAATCAAGACGCCTGAAGTCCAGGCTAGTATCAAATTGATGCTGGCGAACGAAAAGCCATTTTTGGAGGAAATGGATGGTATTGTTCGGGAATACACGACCGAACTCAGGGCCAAGTTAACGCTGCTACAATCAATAGAACTGTACTTGTATATCTTCACCGTAGCCGTTCTAATTGGCATAGGCTTCGTGATTTTTCGTCCTGCGGCCCGAAGACTCAAACAAACATTTGCGCAACTGGTTGAAGCAGAGAGCCAAACAACGGCGGCTAATAAGAAACTGCTGAACGCCAACCGCATTTTGAAGGAAACCCGTCAGAAACTGTTTGAAGCTACTAAACTGCAATACCAGCAGGAAATTGACGATCAAAAACTACGAACGTCTTACTTAATCGCCGGGCAGGAAGAAGAACGTAAACGGTTATCACGCGAGCTACATGATGGGCTCGGCCAGATGCTTACCGCTATCAAATTGCAAATTGAAGGGCTTGAGGCCAGCCTGACCAGAGCGGCTGCGACGGAACAGGTTGGTACGGCACCACACGCCAAAAATTTGAAAACGTTGAAGAGCCTGGTAACACAGACAATTCAGGAAACACGCACGATCTCCAATAATTTGATGCCTAGCGTACTCAGTGATTTTGGCATCATACCCGCTATCAAAATGCTGGCTGAGCAAGACCGAAGCGATTCCTTCGATGTTACATTTGAAACAAATTTTACCTCCGATATGCCTCGATTGAATAAAAACGTTGAGATCATGCTCTATCGGGTGACCCAAGAGGCCGTCAGCAATGCGGTCAAACACGCCAAACCGTCACACATTCATATCGAATTATATGAACGAAGTACTTTCTTACAATTGATTGTCAGCGATGATGGAAAAGGGTTTCAGGTTCCTCGAAAAAAACAGGAAAATGGGGGACTCAAACAAAAGTCAGAAATAAATGGCGACATAACGAATCCGTCAGAACTACGGCCCCCTTCGCAGGGTTTACATAATATGCAGGAACGAACCAAATTGCTCAACGGTAAATTTAAATTACAATCTGCGTTTGGTAAAGGCACTAAAATTCAAGTAAGCATTCCCTATAAAACGCATTTTGCATCCCATGACACCTACTAG
- a CDS encoding response regulator transcription factor — MLVDDHSIVRDGIRLLLEQADGLEIIDEANDGEEILDKLKVLQPDPSRLPDLILMDISLPGMSGIQTTQVISRLYKNVRVLMLSMHNNEDYILRSVEAGAYGYILKDSSSDEMIKAIRTIASGEKYYSSPVASIILSGYMQQLKKGDRHGRAERQSKLSNKEKEILQFLVDGMSSREIAEKLQLSVRTVDNHRANMMRRLQVRNAAELVRMAVEDKLI; from the coding sequence ATGTTGGTGGACGACCACTCTATCGTTCGTGACGGTATTCGGCTTCTACTTGAACAAGCCGATGGCCTGGAGATTATCGATGAAGCCAACGATGGCGAAGAAATCCTTGATAAACTGAAAGTGCTTCAGCCCGATCCAAGTCGTTTACCTGATTTGATCCTGATGGATATATCATTGCCGGGGATGTCGGGCATCCAGACTACGCAGGTCATTAGCCGTCTGTACAAAAATGTACGGGTGTTGATGCTGTCCATGCACAATAACGAAGATTATATTTTACGGTCTGTGGAAGCTGGCGCGTATGGCTATATTTTAAAAGATTCATCGTCCGATGAGATGATCAAAGCCATTCGAACCATTGCTTCGGGTGAGAAATATTACAGCTCGCCAGTCGCTTCAATTATTTTGAGCGGCTATATGCAGCAACTGAAGAAAGGAGATCGACATGGCCGTGCCGAACGCCAATCAAAACTGTCGAACAAGGAAAAAGAAATTCTTCAATTTCTGGTCGATGGCATGAGTAGTCGTGAAATTGCCGAAAAACTTCAACTTAGCGTCCGGACTGTCGATAACCACCGGGCTAATATGATGCGCCGGTTGCAAGTTCGTAATGCGGCTGAATTAGTCAGAATGGCCGTGGAAGATAAGCTGATCTAA